The Brevibacillus choshinensis genome includes the window ACGAATCCAGCCAATGCCAGCCATCAGTTGATGGGTGTCTATGACGCCAAGCTGCTCACGACGGTCGCTTCCGTACTCGGTCAGCTAAACGTCTCGCGAGCGCTCGTCGTGGCAGGAGAAGACGGTTTAGATGAACTAACGGTTACAGGCGTTAGTCACATCGCAGAATTACGTGACGGCCAGATCACGACTTATCACATAGAGCCAGAGCAATTCGGACTGCGTCGCCATGAAAAGGATGCCTTGCGTGGTGGAGACGCGACGGAAAATGCGGCGATCATCCACGATGTCTTTGCAGGTAGAAGAGGTGCAGCTCGCGATATCGTCTTGCTGAACGCAGGAGCTATTCTGTATTTGGCTGATCGCGTAAGCTCGATCGAAGCCGGTGTGATCCGCGCTGCTGAACTGATCGATGACGGACTTGTGATGAGAAAGCTGGAGCACATCCGTCAAATCGCAGGAGGAATGATTCATGCTTCGTAAAATCGTAGAGAAAAAACGGGAAGAAGTAGGCCGTTTACACATAGAAAAATCAATGTCCGCGTTGTTGGCGGATGCCAAAGCGATGGATAAACCCCGAGGATTTCGCCAGGCACTAGAGACGAGTGTGCGTCCTGTCAGTGTGATTGCCGAGGTAAAAAAAGCATCGCCTTCTAAAGGCTTGATTCGGCCAGATTTTGACCCTGTGGCGATCGCCAAAGCCTATGACGCGGCGCAGGTAGAATGTATGTCTGTACTAACGGATGAATTCTTTTTCCAAGGAAGTCTTGCGTATCTCAGCATGATTCATGAGGCAGTGAAACGACCGTTGTTACGAAAAGATTTTCTCATCGATGAGCGGCAAGTGGTTGAAGCGAGGGCTGCCGGTGCAGATGCGATCCTGCTCATCGCAGCGATCCTCGAAAGTGATCAGCTGCGACACTTATACCAAACAGCCGAAGAGCTGGGGATGGACGTCTTGGTAGAAGTGCACGACCGTAAAGAGTGCGAGATGGTGTTTCAATCGATCACGCCTAAACTGCTCGGTATTAATAACCGGAATCTCAATACGTTCCAAACAGATCTAAAGGTTACCCATGAAGTGATTGCAGACATACCCACCTCCATCACGGTAGTGAGTGAGAGCGGGATATCTGTCCCTGGTGATATTGAAAATGTTCGAGAGGCTGGAGCGAGAGCGGTCTTGGTGGGGGAGCATTTCATGAGACAGTCCGATGTGACACAAGCCGTTATTTCGTTAGTAGGAGAGGCTGTCGGTTCGAAATCAGGGGTGATCTTGTGACCCGCGTCAAAATTTGTGGGATCAAACGGGTAGAGACCTTGTCGTTGTTAAAGGAGCTCGCAGTCGATTACGTAGGCTTCGTTTTTGCACCTAGTAAGCGCAAAGTAGATGCATCAACAGCCAAGTCGATTCTTTCCGCTGTTCCAAACCATCCACCTGCCGTTGGTGTGTTCGTTAATCCATCGCTCGCAGAATTGGATGAGGTTATCGAACAGGTTCCTCTCGCGGTGATTCAGTTGCACGGGCAGGAGACCCCGGAGTATTGTCAACAAGTCAGAGAGCGCTTTTCGCTGCCAGTCTGGAAAGCACTCGCGGTTGGCGGGGAAGACGATGCAGCAGCAGAAATCGAACGATATGCGGACAACGTAGACGCTTTCTTATTTGATACGTACGATCCGAGTCAAGCTGGTGGTACGGGCAAACGCTTTTCGTGGGAGCATATCCCTCACTTGCAGGTAGCATGCAAGGAAAAAGCGTGCATCATTGCTGGTGGAATCAATGCTGGAAATGTATCAGAACTAGTCAATCGATATCAGGCGGGCGTCATCGATGTATCGAGTGGAGTCGAAACAGACGGAGAAAAAGATGCCGAGAAAATAAAAACGTTGGTGGAGAGGGTGAAGGCGCATGAAGGAAGCAACGACAACTACGCGAATCGTGCCTGATGAAAAAGGTCGCTTTGGAGTGTTCGGAGGAAAATTTGTACCGGAAACATTGATGAATGCTTTGACTGAATTGGAAGCTTCATTTGCGGAAGCGACACAGAATCCGGCTTTTTGCCAAGAATTGAATCATCTGTTGAGCGAATACGCAGGTAGACCAACGCCACTCACTTATGCAGAGCGATTGACGGAGGAGCTGGGTGGAGCGCGCATTTATCTCAAGCGGGAAGACCTCAATCACACCGGGGCTCACAAATTGAACAATGCTCTTGGTCAAGGACTTTTGGCAAAGCGCATGGGGAAAAAATCGATTATCGCAGAAACCGGGGCAGGTCAGCACGGTGTGGCCAGTGCGACAGTCGCCGCGAAATTGGGACTCTCCTGCAAGGTTTTCATGGGAGAGGAAGACATCCGCAGACAATCCTTGAATGTTTTCCGCATGAAGCTGTTAGGTGCTGAAGTCATTCCGGCAGTTTCCGGTTCTCGTACGTTGAAGGATGCAACGAATGAAGCGATCCGTTACTGGGTTTCCAATGTGGAAGAGACGTTTTATGTCATCGGCTCAGTAGTAGGTCCTCATCCGTATCCCTATATCGTTCGTGAGTTTCAAAAAATCATCGGTGAAGAAACACGCGCTCAAATCCTACAAATGCTTGGCAAGCTGCCAGATGAAGTAATCGCCTGTGTAGGTGGTGGAAGCAATGCAATCGGGATGTTCTATCCTTTCATCCAGGATGAAACGGTCGCATTACGAGGAGTAGAGGCAGCTGGACAAGGTGTGAATACAGATAAGCATGCAGCCACACTGAGCCTCGGTCGTCCAGGTGTGATTCACGGCTCCCTGACCTATTTGCTGCAGGATGAGCATGGACAGGTACAAGAAGCGCACTCCATTTCCGCTGGCTTGGATTATCCAGGCGTTGGACCAGAGCATGCTTATTTAAAAGATAATGGTCGAGTGACCTATACTTCTGTGACGGATGCCGAAGCATTAGAGGCGGTACAAATACTTTGCCGGACAGAGGGCATTATCCCGGCTCTGGAGAGCGCCCATGCGATCGCCGAAGCTGTCAAACGTGCGCCACAAATGTCCAAGGATGAAATATTGGTGATATGTCTATCAGGACGTGGAGACAAAGACGTATTGACCATCCAGGATGCACTAGAGAGTGAAAAAGGAGGCGAGCGGTAATGACGGTAGCCGTGAATCGTATTGATCGTTTGTTTGAAGATCGCAGTCGTAAACGTTTTATTCCATTCATCACGGTAGGCGATCCTACCTTGGAGGCAACGTATCAGATCGCACATGCTCTGGTAGAAGCGGGAGCAGAACTTCTTGAGTTGGGAATCCCATACTCTGATCCACTTGCGGATGGCCCAACCATCCAGCGTGCCTCACAACGAGCACTGGAAAACGGCGTTTCCATTACAGATGCTTTGCAGCTCGTCGGAAGACTGCGTGAGTCGGGTATGGAGGCTTCGCTGGTTTTGTTTTCCTATTTCAACCCGGTGCTGCAGTACGGTGTCGATCGCTTTTTCGCAGACCTTGCCAAGTTTGGTGCGGATGGAGTCGTCATTCCTGACTTGCCGATCGAGGAAAATGGACTTGCTGTAGAAGCAGCCAAAAAGTATGGCATCCATGTCATCTCGCTGGTGGCACCGACATCAGAGTCACGAATTCAAACCATTGGGGAGCAAGCGACAGGATTCCTCTATTGTGTATCATCTTTAGGGGTTACAGGCGCGCGTGCCAGCCTGCGAGAAGACTTAGCCGACTTCCTGGGAAGAGTGAAAGCCAGTACGACCGTTCCAACTGCTGTTGGCTTCGGTATTTCTACACCGGAGCAGGTAAAAGCAGTTGCTCCACATACGGATGGTGTGATTGTCGGTAGTGCAATCGTGCTTGAAATCGAGCGACACGTTGAACAATTGAAAGATCCTAACCAGTCTAAAGAGGCTGTCGAAAAAATAAAAACGTTTGTACATCAGTTAGCGAGTGCGCTACAATAATGTCAAAAAACTGACTGGAGTGAATCGTGGATGCAACCGAAGCAGCGGATACTGAATGCACCGGTATATCAACCCGGGAAACCTATTGATGACGTCAAAAGGGAATATGGTTTGACGGAAGTAATCAAGCTGGCGTCCAACGAAAATCCATATGGATCATCGCCAAAAGCAAAAGAAGCTATTGCTGCTCAGCTGGACAATTTGGCGATTTATCCGGATGGAGCGAGCCTGAGCTTGCGTTGGGATCTGGCTGAGTTTCTCGGAGTAAAACCGGCTCAGTTGATCTTTGGAAATGGCTCAGACGAAAATCTGTTGATGATTTCCCGCGCCTATTTAAGTGAGGGCACCAACACGGTAATGGCGTCTCCGACGTTTTCTCAATACCGCTCCAATGCAATCATTGAAGGCGCTGAGCTGATTGAAGTACCGTTGAAAAATGGTGTGCACGATCTGGATGCGATGGCTGCTGCGATTAATGAACAGACCCGCGTCGTGTGGGTATGCAACCCGAACAACCCATCTGGCACAATCGTGACAACAGCAGAGCTGGAATCCTTCCTGAAAAAAGTTCCGCAAAACGTGCTCGTTGTTTTGGATGAAGCTTATTACGAATACGTAGTGGATCCGGAATATCCGCAAACCGTTCCTATGCTGGCTGATTACCCGAATCTGATCATCCTGCGTACGTTCTCCAAAATCTACGGACTGGCGACTCTGCGCGTTGGATACGGCATCGCTTCGGAAGAGCTCGTCTCACAGCTGGAACATGTGCGTGAGCCGTTTAATACCGGTACCCTCGGTCAGGTAGCAGCTCGTGCAGCTCTCCACGATCAGGATTTCGTGAAAAACTGCCGTGAGCGCAACCGTGAAGGCATGAAACAATTCACTGACGCTTTTGAAGAATGGGGTCTGGATTACTATCCATCGCAGACTAACTTCATTCTCGTCAACCTGAATCGTGATTCGGATGAGGTGTTCAAGAAGCTCTTGAGCCAAGGCATCATTATTCGTTCCGGAAACGCACTCGGACATCCGGGCTACCAACGCATCACGATTGGTACACCGGAGCAAAATGAGAAAGTACTTTCCGTGCTGAAAGATATTGTTACAGGCGCATTGAAATAAATGAAAAGATGCCGGGACACTCCCGGCATCTTTGTCTACACGCAACAAGGAAGGATCGAAAGTTGAAATGAAAAAAACCACCATAGCAATAATTGGCGTCGGACTCATTGGTGGGTCTATCGCCTTGTCCATGCGTCGCGATCCTGCGATCAGGGTCGTCGGCTACGATGTTCGTCAAGATAGTTTGGACAAGGCATTGACGCTCGGTGTCATCCATGCGGGTACGACAGACCTGCAGACAGCCGTGAGAGAAGCCAATGTCATCTTTTTGGCCGCGCCAGTGGAGCAGATATTCGCGACATTACGGACATTGTCTGAGCTGGATCTCCAACCAGATGTCATTGTAACCGATGTAGGTAGCACCAAGTCGGAGATTGTACGTCAGGCAGTCCGAGTAGTACCGCCTCACGTGACATTCATCGGAGGACATCCGATGGCAGGCTCCCATAAGTCCGGAGTAGAAGCAGCATCGGATCGACTACTGGAAAACGCTTATTACGTCTTGACTCCTGATGCAGACACCCCAGAGCATTTGGTCAATCGATTGGTCGACCTTTTATCCTTGACGAGAGCCAAAGTGGTACAGATGGACCCGAATACGCACGATCAGGTCGTAGGGGCAGTGAGTCATTTTCCTCACGTATTAGCATCTGCACTGGTAAACCTGGTAGCTGGCTACGATGACGAAAATGCGTGGCACGCGCGCCTGGCTGCGGGTGGCTTTCGCGATATTACTCGGATCGCATCCAGTAATCCACGGATGTGGCGAGATGTCCTGCTGCAAAATCGAGAACCGATCTTGAAGATCGCCAAGGACTGGGCGAATGCACTTGAAGACGTAATGGACCTGGTACAAGCCGGGGATGCTGACCGAATTGAGCAATTTTTTCAGACTGCACGCGATTTCCGCGATGGATTACCCGAGCGGAAGGCAGGGGCATTGCCGCCGTTGTATGATTTGTATATCGATATTCCTGACCATCCCGGAGAAATTGGGCGGATTACGACTCTTTTGGGTGCAAGACAAATCAACATTATCAACTTGCAGATCCGGGAGACTCGTGAAGACATTTACGGTGCGCTGCGTATCACGTTTCAGTCACAGTCTGAAATGGAAAAAGGGGAAGAGCTGCTTCGCTATTTCGAATACAATGTATACAAACGCATGTAGCATTTTGCTGGAATCGGACTTTACAACGAAGACGCTTCACAGCATGACTGCTATTAGAAAAAGGGGAGTGGAACAGTGCTTCGCGTAAGACAAGCTAATAAAATTAATGGAACGGTCAAAGTTCCTGGAGATAAGTCCATTTCACACCGAGCTGTTATGTTCGGCTCATTGGCCGAGGGAACGACAACCATTGAAGGTTTTCTCACTGGCGCTGACTGCCTCAGCACGATTAGCTGCTTCCGCCGTATGGGGATTCAAATTGAACAGCACGGAGATAAAGTAACGGTTGAAGGAAAAGGATGGTATGGCTTGCAGGAGCCATCTGAACGATTGGATGTAGGTAACTCCGGTACGACGATCCGCTTGATGTCCGGGATCATGTCTACACAGCCGTTTCATGTGGTCATGGAAGGTGATGAGTCTATTGCCAAAAGACCGATGCGTCGCGTAATCGGCCCTCTGCGTCAAATGGGAGCCAAAATCGATGGACGTAAAGATGGTGAGTTCACACCACTCGCGATTCGCGGGGGCGATCTTCAAGGGATCTCCTACCAATCACCAGTTGCCAGTGCGCAAGTCAAGTCTGCGATACTCCTTGCAGGCTTGCAGGCAAAAGGGGTAACGAGCGTGACAGAGCCGCACTTGTCTCGTGATCATACAGAACGCATGCTGGCTGCCTTTGGTGTGAACGTCGTGCGTGACGGCTTGACGGTCTCTGTAGAGGGAGGACAGTCCTTAAAGGGACGTGCTATTCAGGTGCCAGGAGACATTTCCTCTGCGGCTTTCCTGATTGCGGCTGTCATGATGCTGCCCGGAAGCTCTCTGCTGATCGAAAATGTGGGAATCAATCCTAGCCGTACGGGCATCATTGACGTGGTACAGGCGATGGGTGGAGACCTGGAGCTGGTAAACGAGCGAGTGGTAAATGAAGAGCCGGTTGCTGATCTATTAGTCAAGCACTCGCAGCTGCAGGGAATCGAGATTGCAGGTGATATCATTCCACGCCTGATCGATGAGATCCCTGTGATTGCGGTGATGGCTACCCAAGCGAAAGGTCGCACAGTGATTCGCGATGCAGAAGAGTTGAAAGTCAAGGAAACTGACCGGATCGCCACAGTCGTCAGTCAGTTGTCCAAATTCGGAGCGAAAGTAACGCCTACAGATGATGGAATGATCATTGAAGGAGAGTCCGTATTGTCGGGTGCCGTAATCGACAGCATGGGTGACCACAGGATCGGGATGGCGATGGCAATTGCCGGGCTCTCAGCTTCGGGAGAAACCGTCATCGAAAATGAAGAAGCGATTGATGTATCCTTCCCAGGCTTCGCTGAGCTGCTGGAGCGAATCAGCCAATAAAACAGGTGAAACAACGAACCCGCATGGATACGTGCGGGTTTTTTTGTGGGGAGGAGAAGCCTACAAGGATAGAATGAATCTTCACAGTAAAAAAATCTTTCTGAAGCTCCTGTTTTTTAGCAAAAATGATTTGACAAGCGCTTACATTCCGTTTAATATAAAACTACAGTATGGTTTCTCTCCACTCCTATCCAATATAAAAAGCACAATCGTGCTACCGTCGTTTGAATGCGCTTACAATCAACGACGGTCTTTTTTTTGTTCTTTTTGCCCGATTCGCGCATATGCTCGTACAAATCGGCATCTCGATGTGTAGGGATCGGGAGGAGGACAAGCAGTGTCGCAACAGGAGATGGTTATTCGTGGCGGATTGGTCGTAACATCGTATGGAGTAAGAGAGGCAGATATTTGGATCGTGGATGGAAAAATCACGCGGATCGCCAAGGACACCTTGCAGAAGTCCTCCTTGGCACCTCCACCTGTCGAAGTAGATGCGACTGGTATGTATTTATTGCCGGGTTTCATTGGAATGCCACAGCTACCGTTATATCGGATCAGAGACCGGAATACATATATGGAAAGTTTGCGCAGTATGATTAAAATGGGTTGTACAAGCTTCGTCGATACTTTTTACCCCGATGCTTGGATGAACCTTAAACAAGTGAAGTATCAACAGACACCTCATTTTAATAGCTCGATTGATTACGTATGGCATGTCGGGCTCGACGTTTCCCAATTAAACGAAGGAGAGGTAAGCAAGTGGAACAAGCGTGGCTATCCAGCGCTACACGTCGCTTTACGATCCCAAGAAGATATTTCCAGCATAAATTGGGAAACGATTTCGCAGCTTCATACGTCAAATAAGACGATTCTTCATTTACACATGCCGTCAGGCTCATCTACCAAGGACCAAAGAGAAAGACTCAGGCTCTCTTGGATGGAAGCGACACAGTATTGGAAGCTCCGCACTGTGATTTCTGAATCGACAGCTGAGCTAGATCCCATTACGGTCGATCCTTATTACCATATCTTCCGCCTAAAGAAAGAATGGACGGACCGAGCTATGCGACTTATGTATCAGAATTGGTTTCGGACCATGCCTTTTATCGCACCTCTGAACGATGTCCAGATCGATTATCGGCGGAGATGGTGCCAGGAAGAAGAGCTCCTCTGTTTGTTGGTTCGACTAGCTTCGACGAATGTCGCCAAAGCTGTAGGGTTATTTCCGAGAAAAGGTGCGTTACTACCTGGCTCAGATGCAGATATTGTCTTCCTAAAAAAGGAAAACTGGTTGACAAAGTATGATGTTTCCACTATTCTCAATTTTAGTGAAAAGCAACTTCCAGCATCTGTTATGTCGAACGGTAAATGGATTTATCGAGATACGCGATTTATTTCTTCAGTAGGCATGGGGAGGTGTCTATTCGACACCAGACCCTACACATTTGTCATATAACCCCATAAATGGGGGTTTTTTCGTGAAGGATTCCAGCCGTGTAGCGAGAAAAAGAATCGTAGGCACGCGCAACTTTTTACATCCCCAGCAGTCTAATTATGCAAAAGGCCGCTGAGGGATCGGAATCGCAAGGAGGTAATCTCTGATCATGACCGATTCCCAGCTTATCCGAGAGATTAAAGAAGGTAATCTGGAATGCTATGCTGAACTGATTCGTCGATATGAGAAAAAGATCCTCTCCTTTGTCACACATTTACTGCGTCAGGCACATTTGGAACATATCGCAGAGGATATCTGTCAGGAGACGTTTTATAAGGCGTATAAAAGCATTCATTCTTTCCGAGATGTAGAAGCTACCTTTTCTACCTGGCTCTATACGATTGCCCGTAATTCCGTGCTCAGTGAACTGCGCAAAAGCCGAAATTCGGACGTGTATTTGGATGATACGCTGCAAGTGCCAGTCGCATCTGCCAAATCATTACCCGAGCAAGTATTGTTGCGCAATGAACGTGAGTCTATGGTCAGACAGGCAATTAACAGCCTGCCGGAAAAACAGCGTTCAGCTCTGATCTTACGTGAGTATGAACAAATGGATTATACAGAGATCGCAACTATCCTAGATTTGACGGTCAGCTCTGTAAAGTCATTGCTTTTCCGAGCAAGGCAAAGTATTAGAGGACAGTTGGAAACCTACATCCTGGACCCTCATTTGGATGAAGCTGAAGGGATGAACCGATGATGAGATGTGAAGAAGTTCAGGAAATTTTACCTGAATACGCCGAAAAGCTGCTACCAGAAGTGACGCAACGACGAGTAGACAATCACATGGCAAGCTGTTATGCCTGTCGCGCCGATTATGACATGTGGACGGACAGCGGCGAGTGGATGAAGATGGACAAGGAAGAGTATCATTCCGTAACGCCTTCTCGCTCGATTGTGGATGCTGTCATGGCACGGATCCTTTCAGAGGAGAAGTGGGCCATTCCTATTGGGCGAAAAATCTTTAGCGTGACAGCTAGAATGCGGCGCATGAGCGCAAGCGTTGCCGTGATTCTACTGATGTTGTTCACCTTTACCTTGTACCTGAATACGAGTTCTACGGAAGAAGCGAACTCGTTGGTTATCAACGGTGAAGTGATGGCGATGAACACCCCTAAGGCTCAGGTGATTTCTTCCTCCATGCAATCTGACGACGGTACGTACGTCGTCGAAGCGCAGACGCCTGCTTCTCAGGAGGAAACTCTCGCTAACGCTACGGCTTCGATCGTGCCACTCGATGGAAAACCAATTTCGAGTGAATTGACCAAACCCAACTACAGCATCGTGCTCAGTGTTTTTGGTATTCTCATAACTGTTATTACAATGAGCTGGCTTACACGGGCATAATGGTATATGATCGTAAGTAAAGAAAAAGACCGTCCTCGGACGGTCTTTTGTGACTATACATCGGGTGATACCCGCGCAATTTTACATATGAGGTGATTACGTATGCCTAAAAAATGGCTCTATGTCATAGACGAAGCAGTCAAACGTATCGAGAACGACGAATTGGAGCTCGGTCTGACCGCTCTGCAAAAAGTCCAGGAACACGGGAAAGATCTGCCGGAAGTGATGATGTATCTATCCGAAGTCTGGTATCGATTAGGACATTTGGAAGAGGCAGGAGAGCTACTTTCGGACGTCATGGAAAAAAATCCGGGAATGGAGCCTTCCTTGCGGCGTGAATGCCAAATGCTGTTGGCGGAAATCGCACTCGATTCCAGCGATTTTGAGACGGCACAGCATTTGCTATACGAGTGCAAAGAGTCTGGATACGAAAGCATCCAGCTTGACTTGCTTTTGGCTGATCTCTACTCCCTGCAAGACCTGGATGAAGTAGCAGTCAAATATTTGGAACAAGCGCGTCAAAAGGAACCCGATAATCAGGATTTGCTTGCAGCACTCGGCAATCTGTACTTCCGTATCGGAGAAGATGATAAAGCAATGAAGGTGCTCGAGCAAGCTGGAGAAGAGAGCCTGTCCCTCTTGATGATCAAGGGGCGTTCCTTGGCTCAGAGCGGTCAATTCGAGCAAGCCTACCAAGTATTCCGTCAGGCACTCGTCCTCGATCACTCGCCTGAAGTTCTCTATGGATGTGGCATGATGGCATTCCATCTGGGGCGTTTGGATGAAGCGGCGGAGCTGGTAAACAATCTACAAGCGTTGGATGAGGAGTACGTGGCTGCGTATCCACTTGCAGCGGACATTCACCTTTCCTTGGGACATACAGAAAAAGCGATTGATTCCTTGATGCAATACGTTGCTCTGTCGGGATTCGATCTTGATCAAATTCGCCGTCTCATTGCTCTCCTGACGCAAGCAGGGCGATACGACGAAGCCAAGGAATACCAGCAGTTGCACGATCTTTGGGATGAGCAATCGGAAGAAGAGTAAGAAATAACGGGAGAAAAACAGGAAGTCACACTTGTGGCTTCCTGTTTATATTTCCGCATATTGGCAAGAATGAGGGATACAAGTAAGTCATCGTAAAGAAGGGATGCAAAGATGAACTTGGCTGAGATCTTGGTGTATACCGATATCCGGCAGCTCCATCAGATTGCCAACCATTACGGATGCGAATGCAACCCTCATTCCAAAAACGAACTAATCACGTCGCTTTTGTCTAGTCTCAGGCACAGGTTGACAATCTCGCAAGAAGTCGAACAACTGACCAAGGAAGAAACGCACTTTTTCTTGCTGCTGTTCCTCGATAAACGAACAGTCATGTCCTTGGAGGATTTGTTGGCCAAGGCAGGCATCGTGTTAGAAAGCAGTAAGGAAAAGAGGCAAGAGGAAGCACGGAGGTATATTGCAGCCGCAATGCGACGTGGATGGATCTTTCCCGCCAAGAGCAAGACGGTGGGGCAGTATCAGATCCCTTTGGACATCCGTGAGCCGTATTTACACGGCTGGCTGGA containing:
- a CDS encoding tetratricopeptide repeat protein, whose product is MPKKWLYVIDEAVKRIENDELELGLTALQKVQEHGKDLPEVMMYLSEVWYRLGHLEEAGELLSDVMEKNPGMEPSLRRECQMLLAEIALDSSDFETAQHLLYECKESGYESIQLDLLLADLYSLQDLDEVAVKYLEQARQKEPDNQDLLAALGNLYFRIGEDDKAMKVLEQAGEESLSLLMIKGRSLAQSGQFEQAYQVFRQALVLDHSPEVLYGCGMMAFHLGRLDEAAELVNNLQALDEEYVAAYPLAADIHLSLGHTEKAIDSLMQYVALSGFDLDQIRRLIALLTQAGRYDEAKEYQQLHDLWDEQSEEE